From one Plectropomus leopardus isolate mb chromosome 8, YSFRI_Pleo_2.0, whole genome shotgun sequence genomic stretch:
- the LOC121947498 gene encoding zinc finger protein 362-like isoform X1, with product MAEPRFNNPYFWPPPPSMPGQLDNLVLINKIKEQLMAEKIRPLHLPPTSTPSQQSLLVPTSSPDGSSQHVMSVPKPQPQQVPGHHPQPQGSGQPDIALHARPASSSGPDGNMDDKSAVKAKGLWEDWHMRQLSEQQGRVNHRSGLAPASRPDSHSTSEALTPTTPTSSSQNRLGGAPSVNIISGLASGPGMDHMKVGGLAGLLGPPPKAPRGRKKIKAENPSGPLLVVPYPILADQGCVTVAPKEGKTYRCKVCPLTFLTKSEMQIHSKSHTEAKPHKCPHCSKTFANASYLSQHLRIHLGIKPYHCSYCENSFRQLSHLQQHTRIHTGDRPYKCAHPGCEKAFTQLSNLQSHQRQHNKDKPYKCPNCYRAYSDSASLQIHLSAHAIKNAKAYCCSMCGRAYTSETYLMKHMSKHTVVEHLVSHQSPQRTESPSIPIRISLI from the exons ATGGCAGAGCCTCGATTTAACAACCCATATTTCTGGCCACCGCCTCCCTCCATGCCAGGCCAA CTGGATAACCTGGTGCTCATTAACAAGATCAAGGAGCAGCTGATGGCTGAGAAGATCCGACCCCTGCACCTGCCGCCTACCTCCACCCCTTCCCAGCAGTCTCTGCTGGTGCCCACCTCGTCCCCGGACGGCAGCTCTCAACATGTCATGTCGGTGCCAAAGCCGCAGCCACAGCAGGTGCCGGGCCACCACCCGCAGCCGCAGGGCTCTGGACAACCGGACATCGCTCTGCACGCTCGCCCTGCCTCCAGCTCTGGACCAG ATGGAAATATGGACGACAAGTCAGCAGTGAAGGCCAAAGGATTGTGGGAAGACTGGCACATGAGACAGCTCAGCGAGCAGCAGGGCCGCGTCAACCATCGCTCAG GTCTGGCTCCAGCATCCCGACCCGACAGCCACAGCACCTCAGAGGCCCTGACCCCCACGACTCCCACCTCCAGCAGCCAGAACCGCTTGGGCGGCGCCCCCTCTGTGAACATCATCTCTGGCCTGGCTAGCGGTCCTGGCATGGACCACATGAAAGTGGGAGGCCTGGCTGGACTGTTGGGCCCCCCACCCAAGGCACCCCGGGGACGGAAGAAGATCAAAGCTGAAAACCCGTCTGGTCCCCTGTTGGTGGTGCCCTACCCCATCCTAGCTGACCAAGGCTGTGTCACCGTGGCACCCAAAGAGGGCAAAACCTACAG ATGCAAAGTGTGCCCACTCACATTCTTAACCAAGTCAGAGATGCAGATTCACTCCAAGTCCCACACGGAGGCCAAACCCCACAAGTGTCCCCACTGCTCCAAGACGTTCGCCAACGCCTCCTACCTGTCGCAGCACCTGCGCATCCACCTGGGGATCAAACCCTACCACTGCTCCTACTGCGAGAACTCGTTCCGTCAGCTGTCacacctgcagcagcacacCAG AATCCACACTGGCGATAGGCCTTATAAATGTGCTCACCCCGGATGTGAAAAGGCTTTTACCCAGCTGTCTAACCTCCAG TCTCACCAGAGGCAGCACAATAAAGACAAGCCGTATAAATGTCCCAACTGCTACCGTGCCTACTCAGACTCCGCATCCTTGCAGATCCACTTGTCAGCGCACGCCATCAAAAATGCGAAGGCCTACTGCTGTAGCATGTGCGGCCGGGCATACACCTCA GAGACCTACCTTATGAAGCACATGTCCAAACACACGGTGGTGGAGCACCTAGTGAGCCACCAGTCGCCTCAGAGGACCGAGTCCCCCAGCATCCCCATACGCATCTCCCTCATCTGA
- the LOC121947498 gene encoding zinc finger protein 362-like isoform X2, translated as MAEPRFNNPYFWPPPPSMPGQIKEQLMAEKIRPLHLPPTSTPSQQSLLVPTSSPDGSSQHVMSVPKPQPQQVPGHHPQPQGSGQPDIALHARPASSSGPDGNMDDKSAVKAKGLWEDWHMRQLSEQQGRVNHRSGLAPASRPDSHSTSEALTPTTPTSSSQNRLGGAPSVNIISGLASGPGMDHMKVGGLAGLLGPPPKAPRGRKKIKAENPSGPLLVVPYPILADQGCVTVAPKEGKTYRCKVCPLTFLTKSEMQIHSKSHTEAKPHKCPHCSKTFANASYLSQHLRIHLGIKPYHCSYCENSFRQLSHLQQHTRIHTGDRPYKCAHPGCEKAFTQLSNLQSHQRQHNKDKPYKCPNCYRAYSDSASLQIHLSAHAIKNAKAYCCSMCGRAYTSETYLMKHMSKHTVVEHLVSHQSPQRTESPSIPIRISLI; from the exons ATGGCAGAGCCTCGATTTAACAACCCATATTTCTGGCCACCGCCTCCCTCCATGCCAGGCCAA ATCAAGGAGCAGCTGATGGCTGAGAAGATCCGACCCCTGCACCTGCCGCCTACCTCCACCCCTTCCCAGCAGTCTCTGCTGGTGCCCACCTCGTCCCCGGACGGCAGCTCTCAACATGTCATGTCGGTGCCAAAGCCGCAGCCACAGCAGGTGCCGGGCCACCACCCGCAGCCGCAGGGCTCTGGACAACCGGACATCGCTCTGCACGCTCGCCCTGCCTCCAGCTCTGGACCAG ATGGAAATATGGACGACAAGTCAGCAGTGAAGGCCAAAGGATTGTGGGAAGACTGGCACATGAGACAGCTCAGCGAGCAGCAGGGCCGCGTCAACCATCGCTCAG GTCTGGCTCCAGCATCCCGACCCGACAGCCACAGCACCTCAGAGGCCCTGACCCCCACGACTCCCACCTCCAGCAGCCAGAACCGCTTGGGCGGCGCCCCCTCTGTGAACATCATCTCTGGCCTGGCTAGCGGTCCTGGCATGGACCACATGAAAGTGGGAGGCCTGGCTGGACTGTTGGGCCCCCCACCCAAGGCACCCCGGGGACGGAAGAAGATCAAAGCTGAAAACCCGTCTGGTCCCCTGTTGGTGGTGCCCTACCCCATCCTAGCTGACCAAGGCTGTGTCACCGTGGCACCCAAAGAGGGCAAAACCTACAG ATGCAAAGTGTGCCCACTCACATTCTTAACCAAGTCAGAGATGCAGATTCACTCCAAGTCCCACACGGAGGCCAAACCCCACAAGTGTCCCCACTGCTCCAAGACGTTCGCCAACGCCTCCTACCTGTCGCAGCACCTGCGCATCCACCTGGGGATCAAACCCTACCACTGCTCCTACTGCGAGAACTCGTTCCGTCAGCTGTCacacctgcagcagcacacCAG AATCCACACTGGCGATAGGCCTTATAAATGTGCTCACCCCGGATGTGAAAAGGCTTTTACCCAGCTGTCTAACCTCCAG TCTCACCAGAGGCAGCACAATAAAGACAAGCCGTATAAATGTCCCAACTGCTACCGTGCCTACTCAGACTCCGCATCCTTGCAGATCCACTTGTCAGCGCACGCCATCAAAAATGCGAAGGCCTACTGCTGTAGCATGTGCGGCCGGGCATACACCTCA GAGACCTACCTTATGAAGCACATGTCCAAACACACGGTGGTGGAGCACCTAGTGAGCCACCAGTCGCCTCAGAGGACCGAGTCCCCCAGCATCCCCATACGCATCTCCCTCATCTGA